The Streptomyces sp. NBC_00670 genome window below encodes:
- a CDS encoding prephenate dehydratase domain-containing protein, which translates to MTTEAPGWIDTALTNGPSIESVGTLGPTGTSSEQAALYLWARGGDTAPDIRLYDTYEQAGEALREGAVTHLVVANAYAGVHSFYMDPGLRFAGAFLFDTPHYGLAVAPGHTVPKRPSVATHPAPAALVGELLPEGYTVEELHYATSTSAAADRARRRETDLALTTRPAAKLHELEFISRTRPIRMLWSVFTPAAPTA; encoded by the coding sequence ATGACCACCGAGGCACCTGGCTGGATAGACACCGCACTCACCAACGGCCCGTCCATCGAATCCGTCGGCACGCTCGGACCCACCGGCACGAGCAGCGAGCAGGCCGCGTTATACCTGTGGGCCCGGGGCGGGGACACCGCACCCGACATCCGTCTGTACGACACCTACGAGCAGGCGGGCGAGGCCCTGCGCGAGGGTGCCGTGACCCATCTCGTGGTCGCCAACGCCTACGCGGGCGTGCACAGCTTCTACATGGACCCCGGGCTCCGCTTCGCCGGCGCGTTCCTCTTCGACACCCCGCACTACGGCCTCGCCGTCGCCCCCGGGCACACCGTCCCGAAGCGGCCGAGCGTGGCCACCCACCCGGCGCCCGCCGCCCTCGTCGGCGAACTGCTGCCCGAGGGATACACGGTGGAGGAGCTCCACTACGCGACCTCCACCAGCGCCGCCGCCGACCGGGCCCGCCGCCGGGAGACGGACCTGGCCCTGACCACGCGGCCCGCGGCCAAGCTGCACGAACTGGAGTTCATCTCCCGCACCCGGCCGATCCGCATGCTCTGGTCGGTCTTCACCCCGGCCGCCCCGACGGCCTGA
- a CDS encoding branched-chain amino acid transaminase produces MTVTQGGAPAQRPPASGTPAIAQVAYHDGEFVPLAQALLPVTTQALQYGTGVFEGIRAYAQDDGGLAVFRAHDHYRRLLRSCRTLRIDPGRTVEELCALTAELLRRIGTHEDTYIRPLAYKRALLPGQKPGVGLTGVSDALSVNAFRMGSYTDPAGIRCTISSWRRPSSDALPVRAKVTGGYVNNALAVDEARAAGCDDAILLNSRGQVAEASTSNVFAVVGGRLVTPPVTADLLEGITRDTAVTLAADLLDTPTDFRDLGRDELAGADEVFLTGTGSEIVPVTELAGRPVADGVPGPLTTALMGAYRNVVRGAEPRYGHWLHPVTA; encoded by the coding sequence GTGACCGTCACCCAGGGCGGCGCCCCGGCGCAGCGGCCGCCGGCGTCCGGCACCCCCGCGATCGCCCAGGTCGCCTATCACGACGGCGAGTTCGTACCCCTGGCGCAGGCCCTGCTGCCCGTCACCACCCAGGCCCTCCAGTACGGCACCGGAGTCTTCGAGGGCATCCGGGCCTACGCGCAGGACGACGGCGGCCTCGCGGTCTTCCGCGCCCACGACCACTACCGCCGCCTGCTCCGCAGCTGCCGCACCCTGCGCATCGACCCGGGGCGCACCGTCGAGGAACTGTGCGCGCTCACCGCCGAGTTGCTGCGGCGGATCGGCACGCACGAGGACACGTACATCCGGCCGCTGGCCTACAAGCGGGCCCTGCTGCCCGGGCAGAAGCCGGGTGTCGGCCTCACCGGCGTCTCCGACGCGCTCTCCGTGAACGCCTTCCGGATGGGCTCGTACACCGACCCGGCCGGCATCCGCTGCACCATCAGCTCCTGGCGCCGGCCCTCCTCCGACGCGCTGCCGGTGCGCGCCAAGGTCACCGGCGGGTACGTCAACAACGCGCTCGCCGTGGACGAGGCCCGCGCGGCCGGGTGCGACGACGCGATCCTGCTCAACAGCCGGGGGCAGGTGGCCGAGGCCAGCACCTCCAATGTGTTCGCCGTCGTCGGCGGGCGGCTGGTGACGCCGCCGGTCACCGCCGATCTGCTGGAGGGCATCACCCGCGACACCGCGGTGACGCTCGCGGCGGACCTGCTGGACACCCCGACCGACTTCCGCGACCTGGGCCGGGACGAACTCGCTGGCGCCGACGAGGTGTTCCTCACCGGCACCGGCAGCGAGATCGTCCCGGTCACCGAACTCGCCGGCCGCCCCGTCGCCGACGGCGTGCCCGGCCCGCTCACCACCGCCCTCATGGGCGCCTACCGGAACGTGGTACGCGGCGCGGAACCGCGCTACGGCCACTGGCTCCACCCCGTCACCGCCTGA
- a CDS encoding phenylacetate--CoA ligase family protein, translating into MFTVFDEELDRTAREIRDRHRSYAAGRWTGEELAAHQLDAFRTTLDYVKKHSVFYGRHLAGVDPASITSLAPEQLATVPFTTKDHLRQEFADVLSLPMHKAWIFYETTGTTGRSTPCPRDNTDSLHNNTALTVYYDTIFREYGDEQIIAVSGPTELHAFGDTFGEVCRNLGHAVAKMWPHSPMVGFDRALETLRVLPATGLFSTPGMALTLAKKARAAGLDPKRDFRLDVIMCTGELASPSLLENIGEVWGARVHNALYASQEASVMGAAGTDGALYTAPLLNLYEVIDPDTGHAVDPGADGVRTGELVVTSLYQGSKPLVRYRTGDLVRLAPPAAGRSLPAPTLEVLGRTRDTLRIGGRDISGYDLEELVLTHPRGYLDYQVVIDAVDGRDELTLRLELPEDRTGVRLDEGEIVRAVDDRLGVPLHFAYGPLGSVTTTGAMVSWKAARVEDRRLAAPDEEQAAALAVAGGRAQ; encoded by the coding sequence ATGTTCACAGTCTTCGACGAGGAACTCGACCGCACCGCCCGCGAGATACGCGACCGCCACCGCTCCTACGCGGCCGGCCGGTGGACCGGGGAGGAGCTGGCGGCCCACCAGCTCGACGCGTTCCGCACCACGCTGGACTACGTCAAGAAGCACTCCGTCTTCTACGGCCGCCACCTGGCCGGCGTGGACCCGGCCTCGATCACCTCGCTCGCGCCCGAACAGCTCGCCACCGTGCCGTTCACCACCAAGGACCACCTCCGGCAGGAGTTCGCCGACGTCCTGTCGCTGCCGATGCACAAGGCGTGGATCTTCTACGAGACCACCGGCACCACCGGCCGCAGCACCCCCTGCCCGCGTGACAACACCGACTCCCTGCACAACAACACCGCGCTGACCGTGTACTACGACACGATCTTCCGGGAGTACGGCGACGAGCAGATCATCGCGGTCTCGGGACCGACCGAACTGCACGCCTTCGGCGACACCTTCGGCGAGGTGTGCCGCAACCTCGGCCACGCCGTGGCCAAGATGTGGCCGCACTCCCCGATGGTCGGCTTCGACCGCGCCCTGGAGACCCTGCGCGTACTGCCCGCCACCGGCCTGTTCAGCACCCCCGGCATGGCGCTCACCCTCGCCAAGAAGGCCCGCGCCGCCGGCCTCGACCCGAAGCGCGACTTCCGCCTCGACGTCATCATGTGCACCGGCGAACTCGCCTCGCCCAGCCTGCTGGAGAACATCGGCGAGGTCTGGGGCGCCCGCGTCCACAACGCCCTGTACGCCTCGCAGGAGGCTTCGGTGATGGGCGCGGCCGGCACCGACGGAGCCCTCTACACGGCCCCGCTGCTCAACCTGTACGAGGTGATCGACCCGGACACCGGGCACGCCGTCGACCCGGGCGCCGACGGAGTGCGCACCGGCGAGCTCGTCGTCACCTCCCTCTACCAGGGCAGCAAGCCCCTCGTGCGCTACCGCACGGGCGACCTGGTCCGGCTCGCCCCGCCCGCCGCGGGCCGCTCGTTGCCCGCGCCCACCCTCGAAGTGCTCGGCCGCACCCGCGACACCCTGCGCATCGGCGGCCGGGACATCAGCGGCTACGACCTGGAGGAGCTGGTCCTCACCCATCCGCGCGGCTACCTGGACTACCAGGTCGTCATCGACGCCGTCGACGGCCGGGACGAGCTGACGCTGCGGCTGGAACTGCCCGAGGACCGCACCGGCGTCCGCCTCGACGAGGGCGAGATCGTCCGCGCCGTCGACGACCGGCTCGGGGTGCCCCTGCACTTCGCGTACGGGCCGCTCGGCAGCGTCACCACCACCGGCGCCATGGTGAGCTGGAAGGCCGCCCGGGTGGAGGACCGCAGGCTCGCCGCCCCCGACGAGGAGCAGGCGGCCGCGCTCGCGGTGGCCGGCGGGAGGGCCCAGTGA
- a CDS encoding DUF2000 domain-containing protein, whose product MGRPVGYQFEKCAIVVDKDLPAGLAMNTVAALALSVGKFTDGIVGDDVKDADGRLHTGITSIPLPVLKADAGELRDVAVRAVGASDVFVVDFTSVAQSSRSYDEYTRRTAEIPTGELPYIGIALCGSRKAVDKITGSLPLYR is encoded by the coding sequence ATGGGGAGACCCGTGGGGTACCAATTCGAGAAGTGTGCCATTGTCGTCGACAAGGACCTTCCCGCGGGACTGGCGATGAATACCGTGGCGGCGCTCGCGCTGTCCGTCGGCAAGTTCACCGACGGCATCGTCGGCGACGACGTGAAGGACGCCGACGGCCGGCTGCACACGGGGATCACCTCGATCCCGCTGCCCGTGCTGAAGGCCGACGCCGGGGAGCTGCGCGACGTCGCGGTCCGGGCCGTGGGCGCGAGCGACGTCTTCGTCGTCGACTTCACCTCGGTGGCCCAGTCGTCGCGGTCGTACGACGAGTACACGCGTCGCACCGCCGAGATCCCCACCGGCGAACTCCCCTACATCGGGATCGCGTTGTGCGGCAGCAGGAAGGCGGTGGACAAGATCACCGGCAGCCTGCCGCTGTACCGCTGA
- a CDS encoding Dabb family protein, whose protein sequence is MIRHYVLFKFKPGVSWDDPRAQEAERTAAKVGGEVPELREWTVGRNISTRPIAHDFVVVGLLDDMEAVERYLVHPFHQEAIAAWREISDWVIADVEE, encoded by the coding sequence GTGATCCGCCACTACGTGCTCTTCAAGTTCAAGCCCGGCGTCTCCTGGGACGACCCCAGGGCCCAGGAGGCCGAGCGGACCGCGGCCAAGGTCGGCGGCGAGGTGCCGGAACTGAGGGAATGGACCGTCGGCCGTAACATATCGACCCGGCCGATCGCCCACGACTTCGTCGTCGTCGGTCTGCTGGACGACATGGAGGCCGTGGAGCGCTATTTGGTGCACCCCTTCCACCAGGAGGCCATCGCCGCCTGGCGGGAGATCAGCGACTGGGTGATAGCGGATGTCGAGGAATGA
- a CDS encoding menaquinone biosynthesis protein, with the protein MSEVHAASRPPAASRRTAARRTTRATAPSAVPPTGSAPFRLGDISFLNCAPLRWGLRHSGALEQFDLASGPPEWLAEELLAGRLDAGPVSLVRYLRHTDAWELLPGGVAVGSDGPVHSCHLVSRAPLDMLDGAVVALSRASRTTALLARILLEDALGVHPEYRPAAQDLDAMLTGADAAVLIGDDALRLHARPPAGLRIQDTGALWREWTGLPMVFAVWVVRREAARAHPERVRAVSAALAEAAALARAHPAAVARAAAAESARGPGGRLSEQVLLDYYRVLDYSLGDRQFAAVREFARRAAARGEVPADPLPPPSPQAPGGHP; encoded by the coding sequence GTGAGCGAGGTCCACGCCGCCTCCCGGCCGCCGGCCGCGTCGCGTCGTACCGCCGCCCGCCGCACCACCCGGGCCACCGCCCCGTCCGCCGTCCCGCCCACCGGATCCGCCCCCTTCAGACTGGGCGACATCTCCTTCCTCAACTGCGCCCCGCTGCGCTGGGGCCTGCGCCACAGCGGTGCCCTCGAACAGTTCGACCTGGCCTCCGGACCGCCGGAGTGGCTGGCCGAGGAACTGCTGGCGGGACGGCTCGACGCCGGCCCCGTCAGCCTCGTCCGGTATCTGCGGCACACCGACGCCTGGGAGTTGCTGCCCGGCGGCGTCGCCGTCGGCAGCGACGGCCCGGTGCACTCCTGTCACCTCGTCTCCCGTGCCCCTCTCGACATGCTCGACGGGGCCGTGGTCGCCCTGTCCCGGGCCAGCCGCACCACCGCCCTGCTGGCCCGGATCCTGCTGGAGGACGCCCTCGGCGTCCACCCGGAGTACCGCCCGGCCGCGCAGGACCTGGACGCCATGCTGACCGGCGCGGACGCGGCCGTCCTGATCGGGGACGACGCCCTGCGGCTGCACGCCCGGCCCCCGGCCGGACTGCGGATCCAGGACACCGGCGCGCTCTGGCGCGAGTGGACCGGGCTGCCCATGGTCTTCGCCGTCTGGGTGGTGCGGCGCGAGGCCGCCCGCGCCCACCCCGAGCGGGTGCGGGCCGTCTCCGCCGCGCTCGCCGAGGCGGCCGCGCTGGCCCGCGCGCACCCGGCGGCGGTGGCCCGCGCCGCGGCCGCCGAATCGGCCCGCGGCCCGGGCGGACGCCTCTCCGAACAGGTCCTCCTCGACTACTACCGCGTGCTCGACTACTCCCTCGGCGACCGGCAGTTCGCCGCCGTGCGCGAGTTCGCACGCCGTGCCGCCGCCCGGGGCGAGGTCCCCGCGGACCCCCTCCCGCCCCCCTCACCACAAGCACCAGGAGGACACCCGTGA
- a CDS encoding chorismate mutase — protein MTQKSMGDLAANAVKVDAQSATETARHATDSREAGRAENGRQAPESTESGNKESDRQETPWKESGRQETDRQGMDRQEIDRREIDALDARIVQLIRDRHRISSRIQQRRRREGGPRTVLTREMVVIDRYRQGLGPEGTALATAILRLCRGPAPEAPGPVPAGRGEPDA, from the coding sequence GTGACGCAGAAAAGCATGGGGGACTTAGCGGCGAACGCCGTCAAGGTCGACGCGCAGAGCGCCACTGAAACCGCCAGACACGCAACCGACAGCCGAGAAGCCGGCCGTGCGGAAAACGGCAGGCAAGCGCCCGAAAGCACAGAATCGGGCAACAAGGAATCCGACCGGCAGGAAACGCCCTGGAAGGAATCCGGCCGGCAGGAAACCGACCGGCAGGGAATGGACCGGCAGGAAATCGACCGCCGGGAGATCGACGCCCTCGATGCGCGCATCGTCCAGCTGATCCGGGACCGCCACCGGATCTCTTCCCGCATCCAGCAGCGCCGCCGCCGCGAGGGCGGCCCCCGCACCGTGCTGACCCGCGAGATGGTCGTCATCGACCGCTACCGCCAGGGCCTCGGCCCCGAGGGCACCGCACTGGCGACGGCCATCCTGAGACTCTGCCGGGGCCCGGCCCCCGAGGCCCCGGGGCCCGTCCCCGCCGGCCGCGGTGAGCCGGACGCGTGA
- a CDS encoding pirin family protein translates to MDVRRADTRYPGGAEPAGISTRHAFSFGPHYDPDNLRFGPLIACNEEHLAPGAGFDEHPHSHTEIVTWVVEGELTHRDDTGHATVIRPGDVQHLSAASGVRHVERNDGDEPLTFLQMWLAPRDPGGTPSYEVIPGIADSTPYALPAAGAMLHVRRLTPGARTAVPEAPYVYLHVVRGEITLAGEHLHPGDAARLTHPEDMAAVAETRAEFLLWEMA, encoded by the coding sequence ATGGATGTACGCCGCGCCGACACCCGCTACCCCGGCGGAGCCGAACCCGCCGGAATATCGACCCGCCACGCCTTCTCCTTCGGCCCCCACTACGACCCCGACAACCTCCGCTTCGGCCCCCTCATCGCCTGCAACGAGGAACACCTCGCCCCCGGCGCCGGCTTCGACGAACACCCCCACAGCCACACCGAGATCGTCACCTGGGTCGTCGAGGGCGAACTCACCCACCGGGACGACACCGGCCACGCCACTGTCATCCGCCCCGGCGACGTCCAGCACCTCAGCGCCGCCTCCGGCGTCCGCCACGTCGAACGCAACGACGGCGACGAACCCCTCACCTTCCTCCAGATGTGGCTGGCCCCCCGCGACCCCGGCGGCACCCCCTCCTACGAGGTCATCCCCGGCATCGCGGACTCCACCCCCTACGCCCTCCCCGCCGCCGGCGCCATGCTCCACGTCCGCCGCCTCACCCCCGGCGCCCGCACGGCCGTCCCCGAGGCCCCGTACGTCTACCTCCACGTCGTCCGCGGCGAGATCACCCTGGCCGGCGAGCACCTGCACCCGGGCGACGCCGCCCGCCTCACCCACCCCGAGGACATGGCGGCCGTGGCGGAGACCCGGGCGGAGTTCCTGCTCTGGGAGATGGCGTGA
- a CDS encoding PucR family transcriptional regulator yields MSEPEAGSAGSSASSPPSHVATLRRLEKSSGRLAAQAIARMDETLPWYRAMPAENRSWIGLVAQAGIAAFTEWFRHPETPQAISTDVFGTAPRELTRAITLRQTVEMVRTTIEVMESAIDEVAAPGDESVLREALLVYAREIAFATAQVYAQAAEARGAWDARLESLVVNAVLSGEADEGAVSRAAALGWNSPDHVCVVLGTAPDGDSELTVEAIRRAARHAKVQVLTGVLGDRLVVIAGGNSDPLQVAKSLIGPFAAGPVVAGPIVPDLLAATRSAQAAAAGLKACSAWQDAPRPVLADDLLPERAMAGDPSAREQLVEEIYRPLEEAGSALLETLSVYLEQASSLEGAARMLFVHPNTVRYRLRRVTDVTGWSPSDVRSAFTLRIALILGRLVDGDPQI; encoded by the coding sequence GTGTCCGAACCCGAAGCCGGCTCTGCCGGATCCTCCGCGTCCTCTCCTCCTTCGCATGTCGCGACGTTGCGGCGGCTGGAGAAGTCCTCCGGGCGGCTCGCCGCGCAGGCGATCGCGCGGATGGACGAGACGCTGCCCTGGTACCGGGCGATGCCCGCCGAGAACCGGTCGTGGATCGGGCTGGTCGCGCAGGCCGGTATCGCCGCGTTCACCGAGTGGTTCCGGCACCCGGAGACCCCGCAGGCGATCTCCACGGACGTGTTCGGCACCGCGCCCCGGGAGCTGACCCGGGCGATCACGCTGCGGCAGACCGTGGAGATGGTGCGGACCACCATCGAGGTGATGGAGTCCGCCATCGACGAGGTGGCCGCACCCGGGGACGAGTCCGTGCTGCGCGAGGCACTGCTCGTCTACGCCCGCGAGATCGCCTTCGCCACCGCCCAGGTGTACGCGCAGGCCGCGGAGGCGCGCGGCGCCTGGGACGCCCGGCTGGAGTCGCTGGTCGTGAACGCCGTGCTGAGCGGGGAGGCCGACGAGGGCGCCGTCAGCCGGGCCGCCGCCCTCGGCTGGAACTCGCCGGACCATGTGTGCGTGGTGCTGGGGACCGCGCCCGACGGGGACAGCGAGCTGACGGTGGAGGCGATCCGGCGGGCGGCGCGGCACGCCAAGGTGCAGGTGCTCACGGGAGTGCTCGGGGACCGGCTGGTGGTGATCGCGGGGGGCAACAGCGATCCGTTGCAGGTCGCCAAGTCGTTGATCGGGCCGTTCGCCGCCGGCCCCGTGGTGGCCGGCCCCATCGTGCCGGACCTGCTCGCCGCGACCCGCTCCGCGCAGGCCGCCGCAGCCGGACTGAAAGCGTGTTCGGCCTGGCAGGACGCCCCGCGCCCGGTGCTCGCCGACGATCTGCTGCCGGAGCGCGCGATGGCCGGGGACCCCTCCGCGCGCGAGCAGTTGGTGGAGGAGATCTACAGACCGCTGGAGGAGGCCGGCTCCGCGCTCCTGGAGACGCTCAGTGTCTATCTGGAACAGGCGTCCAGTCTCGAAGGCGCCGCCCGGATGCTGTTCGTTCACCCCAACACCGTGCGCTACCGGCTCCGACGTGTGACAGACGTCACCGGTTGGTCACCCTCTGATGTACGCTCCGCTTTCACCTTGCGGATCGCGCTGATCCTGGGGCGTCTGGTCGATGGAGATCCCCAGATCTAG
- a CDS encoding ACP S-malonyltransferase, protein MLVLVAPGQGAQTPGFLTPWLELPGAADRVAAWSDAIGLDLVRYGTEADADAIRDTAVAQPLLVAAGLLSASALGDVTVLAPGAVAGHSVGEITAAVLAGVLDETAALKLVRTRGLAMAEAAAVTPTGMSALLGGEPETTIPHLEKLGLTPANVNGAGQIVAAGTLEQLEALAGDKPEGVRRVVPLKVAGAFHTHHMAPAVEALAKAAGELTPADPAVPYVSNKDGRTVTSGAEVLQRLVGQVANPVRWDLCMETFQALGATALLEVCPGGTLTGLAKRALPGVKTLALKTPDDLAAARELVAEAATPAADAAGA, encoded by the coding sequence GTGCTCGTACTCGTCGCTCCCGGCCAGGGCGCCCAGACGCCCGGCTTCCTGACCCCCTGGCTCGAACTCCCCGGTGCCGCCGACCGTGTTGCCGCGTGGTCGGACGCCATCGGGCTCGACCTCGTCCGCTACGGCACCGAGGCCGACGCGGACGCGATCCGCGACACCGCGGTGGCGCAGCCGCTGCTGGTGGCCGCGGGCCTGCTGTCGGCGTCCGCGCTCGGCGACGTCACCGTCCTCGCGCCCGGCGCGGTGGCGGGCCACAGCGTCGGCGAGATCACGGCCGCCGTGCTCGCCGGCGTCCTCGACGAAACCGCCGCCCTCAAGCTCGTCCGCACCCGTGGCCTGGCCATGGCCGAGGCCGCGGCCGTCACCCCGACCGGGATGTCGGCGCTGCTCGGCGGCGAGCCGGAGACGACCATCCCGCATCTGGAGAAGCTGGGGCTGACCCCGGCCAACGTCAACGGCGCGGGCCAGATCGTCGCCGCCGGCACGCTGGAGCAGTTGGAGGCGCTGGCCGGGGACAAGCCGGAGGGTGTGCGCCGGGTGGTCCCGCTGAAGGTCGCGGGCGCCTTCCACACGCACCACATGGCCCCCGCGGTCGAGGCGCTGGCGAAGGCCGCGGGCGAGCTGACCCCCGCGGACCCGGCCGTTCCGTACGTGTCCAACAAGGACGGCCGTACCGTCACGTCCGGCGCCGAGGTGCTTCAGCGGCTGGTCGGCCAGGTGGCCAACCCGGTGCGCTGGGACCTGTGCATGGAGACGTTCCAGGCGCTGGGCGCGACCGCGCTGCTCGAGGTGTGTCCCGGCGGCACCCTGACCGGTCTGGCCAAGCGCGCGCTGCCCGGCGTCAAGACGCTGGCGCTGAAGACCCCCGACGACCTCGCCGCCGCCCGTGAGCTCGTCGCCGAGGCGGCGACCCCTGCCGCCGACGCGGCGGGCGCCTGA
- a CDS encoding ketoacyl-ACP synthase III, producing MSKIKPAKGAPHARILGVGGYRPVRVVPNEVILEKIDSSDEWIRSRSGIETRHWANDEETVAAMSIEAAGKAIADAGIAAEQIGAVVVSTVSHFSQTPAIATEIADKLGTNKAAAFDISAGCAGFGYGLTLAKGMIVDGSAEYALVIGVERLSDLTDLEDRSTAFLFGDGAGAVVVGPAQEPGIGPTVWGSEGDKAETIKQTVPWNEFHIGDVSRLPLDSAGNVKFPAITQEGQAVFRWAVFEMAKVAQQALDAAGISPDELDVFIPHQANVRIIDSMVKTLKLPEHVTVARDIRTTGNTSAASIPLAMERLLATGEAKSGDTALVIGFGAGLVYAATVVTLP from the coding sequence ATGTCGAAGATCAAGCCCGCCAAGGGCGCCCCGCACGCCCGCATTCTCGGCGTCGGCGGCTACCGCCCCGTACGCGTGGTGCCCAACGAGGTGATCCTGGAGAAGATCGACTCCTCCGACGAGTGGATCCGCTCCCGCTCCGGCATCGAGACCCGGCACTGGGCGAACGACGAGGAGACCGTCGCCGCCATGTCGATCGAGGCGGCCGGCAAGGCGATCGCGGACGCGGGGATCGCGGCGGAGCAGATCGGCGCCGTCGTCGTCTCCACCGTCTCGCACTTCAGCCAGACCCCGGCGATCGCCACCGAGATCGCGGACAAGCTGGGCACGAACAAGGCCGCCGCGTTCGACATCTCGGCGGGCTGCGCGGGCTTCGGCTACGGGCTCACCCTGGCCAAGGGCATGATCGTCGACGGTTCCGCGGAGTACGCGCTGGTCATCGGCGTGGAGCGGCTGAGCGACCTGACCGACCTGGAGGACCGCTCGACGGCCTTCCTCTTCGGTGACGGCGCCGGCGCGGTCGTCGTCGGCCCCGCGCAGGAGCCGGGCATCGGCCCGACCGTGTGGGGTTCGGAGGGCGACAAGGCCGAGACGATCAAGCAGACGGTGCCGTGGAACGAGTTCCACATCGGCGACGTCTCCCGGCTTCCGCTGGACAGCGCGGGGAACGTCAAGTTCCCGGCGATCACCCAGGAGGGCCAGGCGGTGTTCCGCTGGGCCGTGTTCGAGATGGCGAAGGTCGCTCAGCAGGCGCTGGACGCGGCCGGGATCAGCCCGGACGAACTGGACGTCTTCATCCCGCACCAGGCCAATGTGCGGATCATCGACTCGATGGTGAAGACCCTCAAACTGCCGGAGCACGTCACGGTCGCCCGGGACATCCGCACCACCGGCAACACCTCGGCCGCCTCGATCCCGCTCGCGATGGAGCGGCTCCTGGCGACCGGCGAGGCGAAGAGCGGCGACACCGCGCTCGTCATCGGATTCGGGGCGGGTCTGGTCTACGCCGCCACGGTCGTTACCCTCCCCTAG
- a CDS encoding acyl carrier protein has product MATQEEIVAGLAEIVNEIAGIPVEDVKLEKSFTDDLDVDSLSMVEVVVAAEERFDVKIPDDDVKNLKTVGDATEYILKHQA; this is encoded by the coding sequence ATGGCCACGCAGGAAGAGATCGTCGCGGGTCTCGCGGAGATCGTGAACGAGATCGCCGGCATCCCGGTCGAGGACGTGAAGCTGGAGAAGTCCTTCACCGACGACCTGGACGTCGACTCGCTCTCCATGGTCGAGGTCGTCGTCGCCGCCGAGGAGCGCTTCGACGTCAAGATCCCCGACGACGACGTCAAGAACCTCAAGACGGTCGGTGACGCCACCGAGTACATCCTCAAGCACCAGGCCTGA
- a CDS encoding beta-ketoacyl-[acyl-carrier-protein] synthase family protein → MSSTNRTVVVTGIGATTPLGGDATSTWEGLVAGRSGVGPLEQDWAADQAVRIAAQIAVEPSESIPRPQARRLDRSAQFALIAAKEAWADAGFTGKAGEDPAVDPDRLGTVIASGIGGVTTLLDQYDVLKEKGVRRVSPHTVPMLMPNGPSANVGLAVGARAGVHTPVSACASGAEAIGYGIEMIRTGRADVVVAGGTEAAVHPLPIAAFGNMMAMSKNNDDPQGASRPFDTGRDGFVLGEGAGVIVLESAEHAAARGARVYAEAVGQGISADSHDIVQPEPEGRGISHALQNLLDRTDLDPAEIVHVNAHATSTPAGDIAELKALRKVFGDDADHIAVSGTKSMTGHLLGGAGGVESVATVLALYHRVAPPTINVENLDPEAEANADVVRGEARKLPVEGRIAALNDSFGFGGHNVVLAFRSV, encoded by the coding sequence GTGAGCTCGACCAATCGCACTGTGGTCGTCACCGGTATCGGCGCAACCACACCGCTGGGTGGCGACGCGACTTCCACCTGGGAGGGCCTGGTCGCCGGACGCTCCGGCGTGGGTCCCCTGGAGCAGGACTGGGCCGCCGACCAGGCGGTCCGCATCGCCGCGCAGATCGCCGTGGAGCCCTCCGAGTCGATCCCGAGGCCGCAGGCCCGCCGGCTGGACCGCTCGGCGCAGTTCGCGCTGATCGCGGCCAAGGAGGCGTGGGCGGACGCCGGGTTCACCGGCAAGGCCGGCGAGGACCCCGCCGTCGACCCCGACCGTCTGGGCACGGTCATCGCCTCCGGCATCGGCGGCGTGACCACCCTGCTCGACCAGTACGACGTGCTGAAGGAGAAGGGCGTACGCCGGGTCTCCCCGCACACCGTGCCGATGCTGATGCCGAACGGTCCTTCGGCCAACGTGGGGCTCGCCGTGGGCGCCCGCGCGGGCGTGCACACCCCCGTCTCGGCCTGCGCCTCGGGCGCGGAGGCCATCGGCTACGGCATCGAGATGATCCGTACCGGGCGGGCCGACGTGGTCGTCGCCGGGGGTACGGAGGCGGCCGTCCACCCGCTGCCGATCGCCGCGTTCGGCAACATGATGGCGATGTCCAAGAACAACGACGACCCGCAGGGCGCCTCGCGTCCCTTCGACACCGGCCGGGACGGCTTCGTCCTCGGCGAGGGTGCGGGCGTGATCGTCCTGGAGTCCGCCGAGCACGCCGCCGCGCGCGGCGCCCGCGTCTACGCGGAGGCGGTCGGCCAGGGCATCTCCGCCGACAGCCACGACATCGTGCAGCCGGAGCCGGAGGGGCGGGGCATCTCGCACGCCCTGCAGAACCTGCTGGACCGCACGGACCTGGACCCGGCGGAGATCGTGCACGTCAACGCGCACGCGACGTCGACGCCGGCCGGTGACATCGCGGAGCTGAAGGCGCTGCGGAAGGTGTTCGGCGACGACGCCGACCACATCGCGGTCTCCGGTACGAAGTCGATGACCGGGCATCTGCTCGGCGGCGCGGGCGGCGTGGAGTCGGTCGCGACGGTGCTCGCCCTGTACCACCGGGTGGCGCCGCCGACGATCAACGTCGAGAACCTGGACCCCGAGGCGGAGGCCAACGCGGACGTGGTCCGCGGCGAGGCCCGCAAGCTCCCCGTCGAGGGCCGCATCGCCGCCCTCAACGACTCCTTCGGCTTCGGCGGCCACAACGTGGTACTGGCGTTCAGGTCGGTCTGA